One Alnus glutinosa chromosome 3, dhAlnGlut1.1, whole genome shotgun sequence genomic region harbors:
- the LOC133864860 gene encoding pectinesterase inhibitor 9 has translation MAHLSRSLLLIILFALLFISCTAEPAFAQRSRSRAYIEASCRATRYPALCVQCLSGYADNATIQSPEQLAQIALSVSLYRAWHTRAYMLEVEKALEASKAKDYQAVKDCLAQISDSVNQLSQSIRELRRLGHEPVGDNFFWHISNVYAWVSAALSDASFCFNELPGRNIGKLKATIKGKVLNVAQTTSNALALFHRYAAKYKAARVAKKP, from the coding sequence ATGGCCCATCTTAGCCGTTCTTTGCTACTCATCATCCTTTTCGCTCTCTTGTTCATCTCATGCACGGCCGAACCGGCCTTTGCTCAACGTTCCCGATCAAGGGCTTATATCGAAGCGTCGTGTCGTGCCACCCGTTATCCGGCTCTCTGTGTCCAATGCCTCTCTGGCTACGCCGACAACGCAACCATACAAAGCCCGGAACAATTGGCTCAAATAGCCTTGTCCGTCAGCCTCTACCGTGCCTGGCACACAAGGGCATACATGTTGGAAGTGGAGAAGGCGCTCGAGGCAAGCAAGGCCAAGGATTACCAAGCCGTGAAAGATTGCTTGGCTCAAATCAGTGACAGTGTAAACCAGCTTAGCCAGTCTATTAGAGAGCTCCGTCGCCTTGGCCACGAGCCCGTGGGAGACAACTTCTTTTGGCATATTAGTAATGTTTATGCATGGGTTAGCGCTGCCCTGAGCGATGCTAGCTTTTGTTTCAATGAGTTGCCAGGGCGGAACATCGGAAAGTTGAAGGCGACGATTAAGGGAAAGGTCTTAAATGTTGCTCAGACCACTAGCAATGCGCTGGCCTTGTTTCACCGATATGCTGCAAAGTATAAAGCAGCCAGGGTCGCCAAGAAGCCCTAA